In Thermanaeromonas sp. C210, the following proteins share a genomic window:
- a CDS encoding DNA polymerase III subunit alpha — translation MDYRPFVHLHVHSEYSLLDGAGRLEELAAAAAGMGMPALALTDHGVMYGAVEFYKAARAKGIKPIIGCEVYVAPRGRRDREPHKDDFQYHLVLLVENETGYRNLCALVSAGFLEGFYYKPRVDRELLARHREGLLALSGCLAGEVPELLLKGQEEKARETAAWYREVFGPEGFFLEIQDQGIPEQREVNRRLVALAEELGIPLVATNDVHYVRRDQAHLHDVLLCIQTGKTLQEEDRLRFPTPEFYLKSPREMEDLFGELPAALDNTVKIAERCSFDFTLGRLHLPEYRPPGGQDTAAYLRSLCFEGLERRYSPPSEEARRRLEYELDIIEKMGYPGYFLIVWDLVNFARRRGIPVGPGRGSAAGSLVAYCLGITNIDPLRYNLLFERFLNPERVSMPDIDIDFCFERREEVIQYAREKYGEEHVAQIITFGTMAARAAVRDVGRALGWPVAEVDRVAKMVPAELGITLDRALETAPDLRRLYQSSARVRELLDTARAVEGFPRHASTHAAGIVITREPLIHYLPLQKTGDAVTTQFSMQAVEELGLLKMDLLGLRTLTVIGHTLDALRREGKAPEVEDFPLDDRATYELLSSGESTGVFQLESSGMRSILRNLRPERFEDIIALVALYRPGPLGSGMVEDFIRRKHGLTPVTYPHGDLEPVLRETYGVILYQEQVMQIAHIMAGYTLGQADELRRAMGKKKPEEMARHRSRFIQGAMEKGYDPELAARIFDLMEYFAGYGFNKSHSAAYALVAYQTAYLKAHYPVEFMAALLSSVSQHLEKVAVYLEECRCLGIPVLPPDVNESGVDFSAGGGRIRFGLAAVKNVGRAAVEAIIAAREAGGPFTSLTDFCRRVDLHTVNKRVLESLIRCGAFDSLGKGRRQLLSILDACLDAAGRSQEDRRRGQVSLFDMVEAPPDDPPLPPVEDFSKAEILAMEKELLGFYLSGHPLEPFAGLLEQKVSHTVARLAEADDGAPVVVGGVVAGLRRVVTRKGETMAYLLLEDFGGQVEVLLFPRVYARCREWLKDDLVVLVEGRVAVEEEGVKVLADRVERLEPGRDARPPEAVPLAGDDREDGDPPSPKLYLKVEREEGLEELRRLLAAYPGPHPVYFYFPRNRRWILANRQLWVSICPPLLRNLIDTLGKDRVKVIAEK, via the coding sequence ATGGACTATAGGCCCTTTGTCCACTTACACGTACATAGCGAATACAGCCTCCTGGACGGCGCCGGCCGCCTTGAAGAGCTGGCGGCGGCCGCGGCCGGGATGGGCATGCCCGCCCTGGCCCTAACTGATCACGGGGTCATGTACGGCGCGGTGGAATTCTACAAGGCCGCCAGGGCCAAAGGGATTAAGCCCATCATCGGGTGCGAGGTCTATGTGGCGCCCCGCGGCCGCCGGGACAGGGAGCCCCACAAGGACGATTTCCAGTACCACCTGGTACTCCTGGTGGAGAACGAAACCGGTTACCGCAATTTGTGCGCCCTGGTGTCGGCCGGCTTTCTGGAGGGCTTCTATTACAAACCCCGGGTAGACCGTGAACTCCTGGCCCGGCACCGTGAGGGTCTCCTCGCCCTGAGCGGCTGCCTGGCGGGGGAGGTACCCGAACTGCTCCTCAAGGGACAGGAGGAAAAGGCCAGGGAGACCGCCGCCTGGTACCGGGAGGTTTTCGGGCCGGAAGGCTTCTTCCTGGAAATACAGGACCAGGGCATTCCCGAGCAGAGGGAGGTCAACCGCCGCCTGGTGGCCCTGGCGGAGGAGCTGGGCATCCCCCTGGTCGCCACCAACGATGTCCACTACGTCCGCCGAGACCAGGCCCACCTCCACGACGTCCTCCTCTGCATTCAGACGGGCAAGACCCTGCAGGAGGAGGACCGCCTGCGCTTTCCCACCCCGGAGTTCTACCTTAAAAGTCCCCGGGAAATGGAGGACCTTTTCGGCGAGTTGCCCGCCGCCCTGGACAACACCGTCAAGATAGCCGAGCGGTGCAGCTTCGATTTTACCCTGGGCCGGCTCCACCTGCCCGAATACCGCCCGCCGGGGGGACAGGATACGGCCGCCTACCTGCGGAGCCTCTGCTTTGAAGGGTTGGAGCGGCGCTATTCCCCGCCCTCGGAGGAGGCCAGGCGTCGCCTGGAATACGAGCTGGACATAATCGAAAAAATGGGGTACCCCGGGTACTTCCTCATCGTGTGGGACCTGGTCAATTTCGCCCGGCGGCGGGGCATACCCGTGGGTCCCGGCAGGGGCTCGGCCGCCGGCAGCCTGGTGGCCTACTGCCTGGGCATAACCAACATCGATCCCCTGCGCTACAACCTCCTCTTCGAACGCTTTCTCAACCCCGAGCGGGTGAGCATGCCGGACATCGACATCGACTTCTGCTTCGAGCGCCGGGAGGAAGTCATCCAGTACGCCCGGGAGAAGTACGGCGAGGAACACGTGGCCCAGATCATTACCTTCGGCACCATGGCCGCCCGGGCGGCGGTGCGTGACGTGGGCCGGGCCCTGGGCTGGCCCGTGGCGGAGGTGGACCGGGTGGCCAAGATGGTCCCGGCCGAACTGGGCATTACCCTGGACCGGGCCCTGGAAACGGCTCCCGACCTCCGCAGGCTCTACCAGAGCAGTGCCAGGGTGCGGGAGCTCCTGGACACGGCCCGGGCCGTGGAGGGCTTCCCCCGCCACGCCTCCACCCACGCGGCAGGTATCGTCATCACCCGGGAACCCCTGATACACTACCTGCCCTTGCAAAAGACGGGCGACGCGGTGACCACCCAGTTCTCCATGCAGGCGGTGGAAGAGCTGGGCCTTTTAAAAATGGACCTTTTGGGCCTGCGGACCCTTACGGTGATCGGCCACACCCTGGATGCCCTCCGCCGGGAGGGGAAAGCCCCGGAGGTGGAGGACTTCCCCCTGGACGACCGGGCCACCTATGAGCTCCTCTCCAGCGGCGAAAGCACCGGCGTGTTCCAGCTGGAGAGCTCGGGCATGCGGTCGATTTTGCGGAACCTCCGGCCGGAGCGCTTTGAGGACATTATAGCCCTGGTGGCCCTCTACCGGCCGGGGCCCCTGGGCAGCGGCATGGTGGAAGACTTTATCCGGCGGAAGCACGGCCTTACCCCCGTCACCTACCCCCACGGGGACCTGGAGCCCGTGCTGCGGGAAACCTACGGCGTCATCCTCTACCAGGAACAGGTCATGCAGATAGCCCACATCATGGCCGGTTACACCCTGGGGCAGGCCGATGAACTCCGCCGGGCCATGGGCAAGAAGAAACCGGAAGAAATGGCCCGCCACCGCAGCCGCTTCATCCAGGGAGCCATGGAGAAGGGGTATGACCCGGAGCTGGCCGCCCGGATCTTCGATCTCATGGAGTACTTTGCCGGCTACGGGTTCAACAAATCCCACAGCGCGGCCTACGCCTTGGTGGCCTACCAGACGGCCTACCTTAAGGCCCACTACCCCGTTGAGTTCATGGCGGCCCTCCTGAGCAGCGTCAGCCAGCACCTGGAGAAGGTGGCCGTTTACCTGGAGGAATGCCGCTGCCTGGGGATTCCGGTGCTTCCTCCGGATGTCAACGAATCGGGCGTGGACTTCAGCGCCGGCGGCGGCCGCATCCGCTTCGGGCTGGCGGCGGTGAAAAACGTGGGCCGGGCGGCGGTGGAGGCCATCATCGCGGCCCGGGAGGCCGGAGGGCCCTTCACCTCCCTCACGGACTTCTGCCGCCGGGTGGACTTGCACACCGTCAACAAGCGGGTCCTGGAAAGCCTCATCCGGTGCGGCGCCTTCGACTCCCTGGGGAAGGGGCGTCGCCAGCTCCTGTCCATTCTGGACGCCTGCCTGGACGCGGCCGGCCGCAGCCAGGAAGACCGCCGCCGGGGCCAGGTTTCCCTCTTTGACATGGTAGAGGCGCCGCCGGACGACCCGCCCCTGCCCCCCGTGGAGGACTTCTCCAAGGCGGAGATCCTGGCCATGGAGAAAGAACTCCTGGGATTCTACTTGAGCGGCCATCCCCTGGAGCCCTTTGCCGGCCTGCTGGAGCAGAAGGTGTCCCACACGGTGGCCCGGCTGGCCGAGGCGGACGACGGCGCGCCGGTGGTGGTGGGGGGGGTGGTGGCGGGCCTGCGCCGAGTAGTCACCCGTAAGGGCGAAACCATGGCCTATCTCCTGCTGGAGGACTTCGGCGGGCAGGTGGAAGTCCTCCTTTTCCCGCGGGTGTATGCCCGCTGCAGGGAGTGGCTCAAGGACGACCTGGTGGTGCTGGTGGAAGGCCGGGTGGCGGTGGAGGAAGAGGGAGTTAAGGTTCTGGCCGACCGGGTGGAGCGGCTGGAGCCCGGGCGGGACGCTCGGCCCCCGGAGGCCGTCCCGCTAGCAGGGGATGACCGGGAGGACGGGGACCCGCCTTCTCCCAAATTGTACCTTAAGGTGGAAAGGGAGGAGGGCCTGGAGGAACTCCGGCGCCTGCTGGCCGCCTACCCCGGACCCCACCCCGTGTACTTTTACTTCCCCCGCAACCGCCGCTGGATCCTGGCCAACCGCCAGCTCTGGGTAAGCATATGCCCCCCGCTGCTCCGCAACCTCATTGATACTTTGGGGAAGGATAGGGTAAAAGTAATAGCAGAAAAATAA
- the mtrB gene encoding trp RNA-binding attenuation protein MtrB: MDNTVVTGEYIVVKALENGVTIIGLTRGKDTKFHHSEKLDKGEVMVAQFTEHTAAMKIRGRAVVLTKLGSLEAGE; this comes from the coding sequence GTGGACAACACAGTCGTTACAGGTGAATATATAGTAGTCAAGGCCCTGGAAAACGGGGTGACGATTATAGGCCTCACCCGGGGCAAGGACACCAAGTTTCACCATTCAGAAAAGCTGGACAAAGGGGAGGTCATGGTCGCCCAGTTTACAGAACATACTGCGGCCATGAAAATACGCGGAAGGGCTGTGGTGCTTACCAAGTTGGGTAGCCTGGAAGCGGGGGAGTGA
- a CDS encoding putative signal transducing protein, with amino-acid sequence MWTVIYIAANQKLAQRLKDILTQEGVLVKLRPVGTSQGETLGGYEILVPESEAEEAHEILSSALAR; translated from the coding sequence ATGTGGACCGTAATCTATATTGCGGCCAACCAGAAGCTGGCCCAGCGCCTCAAGGACATTTTGACCCAGGAAGGGGTGCTGGTGAAGCTGAGACCGGTGGGAACATCCCAAGGAGAGACCCTCGGAGGCTACGAGATTCTCGTCCCCGAATCCGAAGCTGAAGAAGCCCATGAGATTTTGAGTTCGGCCCTCGCACGCTGA
- the pfkA gene encoding 6-phosphofructokinase, translated as MKTIGVLTSGGDAPGMNAAIRAVVRKASKMEMEVIGVARGYAGLIQGDFRRLDSGSVADTIHRGGTILLTARSEEFRTEAGRARALENARREGMEGLIVIGGGGSFRGALHLHKKGLPVIGIPATIDNDIPGTDYAIGFDTALNTAVEAINKIRDTATSHERIFIIEVMGRDSGQLALAAGLAGGAETILIPEMPIDYDEVVRRLEQGRRRGKLHSIIVVAEGAASGLEVGQEIARRTKLESRVTILGHIQRGGIPTAFDRILASRLGARAVELLAQGVSGRMVGMQANRIVDIPLEEVLQGEKGIEEEVYQLANDLAL; from the coding sequence GTGAAGACGATAGGTGTGCTCACCAGCGGCGGGGATGCGCCCGGAATGAACGCCGCCATCCGCGCCGTAGTGCGCAAGGCCTCCAAAATGGAGATGGAAGTTATCGGCGTCGCCCGCGGCTATGCCGGCCTGATCCAGGGGGACTTCCGGCGCCTGGACTCCGGCTCCGTGGCGGACACTATCCACCGGGGCGGTACCATCCTTTTGACGGCGCGCTCGGAAGAATTCCGCACCGAGGCCGGCCGGGCCCGGGCCCTGGAGAACGCCCGGCGGGAGGGCATGGAGGGCCTCATCGTCATCGGGGGCGGCGGCTCCTTCCGCGGCGCCCTGCATCTGCACAAAAAAGGCCTGCCCGTAATAGGGATACCGGCCACCATTGACAACGACATTCCGGGCACCGACTACGCCATCGGCTTTGACACGGCCCTCAACACGGCGGTGGAAGCCATCAACAAGATCCGGGATACGGCCACTTCCCACGAGCGCATCTTCATTATCGAAGTGATGGGCCGCGATTCCGGCCAGCTGGCCCTGGCCGCGGGCCTGGCGGGCGGGGCCGAGACCATCCTCATTCCCGAGATGCCCATCGACTACGACGAAGTGGTCCGCCGCCTGGAGCAGGGGCGGCGGCGGGGCAAGCTCCACAGCATTATCGTGGTGGCCGAGGGAGCGGCGAGCGGCCTGGAAGTGGGGCAGGAGATAGCCCGGCGAACCAAACTGGAGAGCCGAGTCACCATCCTGGGCCACATCCAGCGGGGCGGCATTCCCACCGCCTTTGACCGGATTCTGGCCAGCCGTCTGGGGGCCCGGGCGGTGGAGCTCCTGGCCCAGGGGGTGAGCGGCCGCATGGTAGGCATGCAGGCCAACCGGATTGTAGATATTCCCCTGGAAGAAGTGCTGCAGGGGGAGAAAGGCATCGAGGAGGAGGTTTACCAACTGGCCAATGACCTGGCCCTTTAA
- the pyk gene encoding pyruvate kinase: MTWPFKPERHRTKIVCTLGPASEKAEVLKKMILAGMSVARFNFSHGSHEEHGARMAAVRQAAAEVRARVALLLDTQGPEVRLGEVKAGVVLQEGQEVILTPAPVLGDERRLPVNLPSLPREVRPGQAVLIDDGLIELEVLNVGGEEVRCLVRSGGRVSSRKGVNLPGAAVDLPAMTDKDREDIEFGLAQGIDFVAASFVRSARDVEEIRRFLKERGAGVGIIAKIETRAGVENIDEIVAAADGIMVARGDLGVEIPVEEVPLVQKMIIRKCNEAGKPVITATQMLESMITNPRPTRAETTDVANAILDGTDAIMLSGETAVGRYPVEAVATMARIARRAERSLPYEEILKRKGLADERTATDAISHASCTIALELGARAIITPTASGATARRVAKYRPPAPILATSADERVLNQLCLVWGVEPLLVERARGTDEMVQAAVNAAVASGQVREGDLVVITAGVPAFIPGRTNLLKIHIVGEAWY, encoded by the coding sequence ATGACCTGGCCCTTTAAACCCGAAAGACACCGTACCAAGATCGTGTGCACCCTGGGGCCGGCCAGCGAGAAGGCGGAGGTCCTCAAGAAAATGATCCTGGCCGGCATGAGCGTGGCCCGCTTCAACTTCTCCCACGGCAGTCACGAGGAACACGGCGCCCGCATGGCGGCCGTGCGGCAGGCCGCGGCCGAGGTGAGGGCCAGGGTGGCACTCCTGCTAGACACCCAGGGGCCGGAGGTCCGCCTTGGAGAGGTGAAGGCGGGGGTAGTCCTACAGGAGGGGCAGGAGGTTATTCTCACCCCCGCTCCCGTGCTGGGAGATGAAAGGCGCCTGCCCGTCAACCTACCGAGTCTTCCCCGGGAGGTGCGGCCGGGCCAGGCCGTCCTCATAGACGACGGCCTAATAGAGCTTGAGGTTTTGAACGTCGGCGGGGAGGAAGTACGGTGCCTGGTGCGCAGCGGGGGAAGGGTGTCCAGCCGTAAGGGCGTAAATCTCCCCGGCGCGGCCGTGGACCTGCCGGCCATGACGGATAAAGACCGGGAAGACATCGAATTCGGCCTGGCCCAGGGCATCGACTTCGTGGCCGCCTCCTTTGTGCGCTCGGCCAGGGATGTTGAAGAAATACGCCGGTTCCTGAAGGAGCGCGGTGCCGGCGTGGGGATCATCGCCAAGATCGAGACCCGCGCCGGGGTGGAAAACATCGACGAGATCGTGGCCGCCGCCGACGGGATTATGGTGGCCCGGGGCGACCTGGGCGTGGAAATACCCGTGGAAGAAGTGCCTCTGGTGCAGAAAATGATCATCCGGAAGTGCAACGAGGCCGGCAAGCCGGTGATAACGGCCACCCAAATGCTGGAGTCCATGATCACCAACCCCCGGCCCACCCGGGCAGAGACGACGGACGTGGCCAACGCCATCCTCGACGGAACCGACGCCATAATGCTGTCCGGGGAAACCGCCGTCGGGCGCTACCCGGTGGAGGCGGTGGCCACCATGGCCCGCATTGCCCGCCGGGCCGAGAGGAGCCTGCCCTACGAAGAGATCCTGAAGCGGAAGGGCTTGGCCGATGAGCGGACGGCCACCGACGCCATAAGCCACGCCAGCTGTACCATCGCCCTGGAGCTGGGGGCGAGGGCCATCATCACCCCCACGGCCTCCGGCGCCACGGCCCGCCGGGTGGCCAAGTACCGGCCGCCGGCGCCGATCCTGGCCACCAGCGCCGACGAAAGGGTTTTAAACCAGCTCTGCCTGGTGTGGGGGGTGGAGCCCCTCCTGGTGGAAAGGGCCCGGGGAACGGATGAGATGGTGCAGGCCGCGGTAAACGCGGCCGTTGCGTCGGGACAGGTCCGGGAGGGCGACCTGGTGGTCATTACCGCCGGCGTGCCGGCCTTTATACCGGGCCGCACCAACCTCCTCAAAATACATATCGTGGGCGAAGCCTGGTACTAA
- the minC gene encoding septum site-determining protein MinC, with product MSQDIITIKGTRKGLVILLDGNRDFAELKGALAAKFAAARGFFQGAPFILSPSRPLSTSQAAELEELCRHHGLIPAQQQELARRTPPTACTPAEAVQEDLPTALVERNLRSGQELAVEGHLVLLGNVHRGATVKAGGSIFILGTLRGVAHAGYLGDEGSVVLALRMQPSQIRIAGAVARAPGKAEERPYPEIARLNGGRIVIEPYGAPPGEAAVPFLLPAGGRSRSRRNGLRRKARSRG from the coding sequence GTGTCCCAGGACATCATCACCATTAAAGGTACGCGCAAGGGCTTGGTTATCCTTCTGGATGGCAACCGCGACTTTGCAGAGCTCAAGGGAGCCCTGGCGGCTAAATTCGCGGCGGCCCGCGGGTTTTTCCAGGGCGCGCCCTTTATTCTTTCCCCTTCCCGCCCCTTGAGCACCAGCCAGGCGGCCGAGCTGGAAGAGCTCTGCCGTCACCACGGCCTCATCCCGGCCCAACAGCAGGAACTTGCCCGCCGGACTCCACCCACGGCCTGCACCCCAGCGGAGGCAGTGCAGGAAGACCTGCCCACCGCCCTGGTGGAGCGCAACCTGCGGTCCGGCCAGGAGTTGGCCGTGGAGGGGCACCTGGTGCTCCTGGGGAACGTCCACCGGGGGGCCACTGTGAAGGCCGGAGGCAGCATTTTTATCCTGGGTACCTTAAGGGGCGTAGCCCACGCGGGGTACCTGGGGGATGAAGGGTCCGTGGTGCTGGCCTTGCGCATGCAACCCTCCCAGATCCGTATCGCCGGGGCCGTGGCCCGGGCGCCCGGGAAGGCCGAGGAACGGCCCTATCCTGAGATAGCCCGCCTCAACGGCGGCCGCATTGTCATCGAGCCCTACGGCGCCCCTCCGGGGGAAGCCGCCGTGCCGTTCCTCTTACCGGCAGGGGGGCGCTCCCGGAGCAGGCGGAACGGCCTCAGGCGCAAGGCGCGGTCGAGGGGTTAG
- a CDS encoding HAD family hydrolase — protein sequence MKLRLGSQIIPCRGIIFDKDGTLLDSFVIWPRLIRRRVEYLVRYFTLRQEVKELIMRAMGLGEDNTVVRRSPIVVGTRYQTAAAVATVLFLYEGIPWDEGLQKTLAAFASCDEQGGLDWQAVLIPGVEEAVRRLHGAGFRLAVATNDDRKRTEALMDLCGLKPYVSAYACQDEVGNSKPDPEMIYLAARRMGLSPSECAMVGDSLLDMEMGKRAGVKVTVGVTSGACSASELEGLADVILPGVAAMLPAGEAAREGGR from the coding sequence ATGAAGCTACGTTTGGGTTCGCAAATCATCCCTTGTCGCGGCATCATTTTCGACAAAGACGGCACGCTCCTTGATTCCTTTGTCATCTGGCCCCGGCTTATCCGCCGCCGGGTGGAGTACCTGGTACGCTACTTTACCCTGCGGCAGGAGGTCAAGGAACTCATCATGCGGGCCATGGGCCTGGGGGAGGACAATACCGTGGTCCGCCGCAGCCCCATTGTCGTGGGCACCCGCTACCAGACCGCCGCAGCCGTGGCCACCGTCCTTTTCCTTTACGAGGGCATCCCCTGGGATGAGGGCCTGCAAAAGACCCTGGCGGCCTTTGCCTCCTGTGATGAGCAGGGCGGGCTGGACTGGCAGGCGGTCCTCATACCGGGGGTTGAGGAGGCTGTAAGGCGTCTCCACGGGGCGGGCTTCCGCCTGGCTGTGGCCACCAACGACGACCGGAAAAGAACCGAGGCGCTCATGGATCTGTGCGGTCTTAAACCCTACGTCTCCGCCTACGCCTGCCAGGACGAGGTGGGCAACAGCAAGCCGGACCCCGAAATGATCTACCTGGCCGCCCGGCGCATGGGCCTGTCGCCTTCCGAGTGCGCCATGGTGGGGGATTCCCTCCTGGACATGGAAATGGGCAAGCGGGCCGGGGTGAAGGTGACGGTGGGCGTCACCAGCGGGGCCTGCAGCGCCTCCGAACTGGAGGGTCTGGCCGATGTCATCCTGCCCGGCGTGGCCGCCATGCTCCCGGCGGGGGAAGCCGCGAGGGAGGGTGGCCGCTGA
- a CDS encoding mechanosensitive ion channel family protein, with protein sequence MFDLDRLWQLMEGPTAVVLQRASGVAAIVLAAVILLKVADRLITRFFDLARIEDHKKKTLETLFRSGARYSIYLLAFLTVLPVLGVNVTALLASAGIVGLAVGFGAQSLVKDLITGFFIIFEDQFRVGDFVQINEKVSGTVEELGLRMTTIREWSGAKYYIANSEIKTVRNYNREQLRAIVTATFPFEENPRLIREVLEQVCREVEREYYDDFLPGENGLAEPPQIYGVTDIDKSERGAQFTIIAKTKPASLWKIERILRERIWLACQERGIKLAYPRRIYEGWSEAEAGRPLPGD encoded by the coding sequence ATGTTCGACTTGGACCGCCTCTGGCAGTTGATGGAGGGGCCCACGGCCGTTGTGCTCCAGCGCGCCTCCGGGGTGGCGGCCATCGTCCTGGCCGCCGTGATACTCCTCAAGGTAGCCGACCGCCTGATCACGCGCTTCTTCGACCTGGCCCGGATCGAGGACCACAAAAAGAAAACCCTGGAAACCCTGTTCCGGTCGGGGGCCCGGTATTCCATTTACCTCCTGGCCTTCCTCACCGTCCTCCCCGTTTTGGGGGTAAACGTGACCGCGCTCCTGGCCAGCGCGGGGATCGTCGGCCTGGCCGTGGGCTTCGGCGCCCAGAGTCTGGTCAAGGACCTCATTACCGGCTTCTTCATCATCTTTGAAGACCAGTTCCGAGTGGGAGATTTCGTGCAGATAAACGAAAAGGTGAGCGGCACGGTAGAAGAGCTGGGCCTGCGCATGACCACCATACGGGAATGGTCGGGGGCCAAATATTACATTGCCAACAGCGAGATAAAAACCGTGCGCAATTACAACCGGGAACAGCTCCGGGCCATTGTGACCGCGACCTTCCCCTTCGAGGAGAATCCCCGGCTCATCCGGGAAGTACTGGAACAGGTCTGCCGGGAGGTGGAGAGGGAGTACTACGACGATTTTCTTCCGGGGGAGAACGGCCTGGCCGAGCCCCCGCAAATCTACGGCGTGACCGACATTGATAAATCGGAGAGGGGTGCCCAGTTTACCATCATTGCCAAGACCAAACCAGCCTCTCTGTGGAAAATTGAGAGGATATTGCGGGAAAGGATATGGCTCGCCTGCCAGGAGCGGGGCATCAAGCTGGCCTACCCCAGGAGGATATATGAGGGGTGGAGCGAGGCCGAGGCCGGGAGGCCCTTGCCAGGAGACTGA
- a CDS encoding helix-turn-helix domain-containing protein: MATKSNKTQHKEALSIEQLNAIDLLVLGKTDKEVAEAVGVHRCTVTSWRLYNPYFEVDKPVAHLLPLEAR; the protein is encoded by the coding sequence ATGGCTACAAAGTCCAACAAAACCCAACACAAAGAGGCCCTTTCAATAGAGCAGCTTAACGCTATAGATCTGCTCGTTCTAGGCAAGACGGACAAGGAGGTTGCGGAGGCCGTTGGTGTTCATCGGTGTACGGTAACTTCCTGGAGGCTTTATAATCCCTACTTCGAGGTTGACAAACCTGTCGCTCACCTTCTTCCGCTTGAAGCCCGCTAA
- a CDS encoding helix-turn-helix domain-containing protein, translated as MVTNLRLLRVRKGLTLKYMAAQIGLNETWYCRMERGQNYIPPHYRKKTAEFFGVPVSEICDEATGRPVLVDNCTSSTVYHPGGWPRS; from the coding sequence ATGGTCACTAACCTTAGGCTCCTACGGGTGCGGAAAGGGTTGACCCTCAAATATATGGCCGCTCAAATCGGCCTTAACGAAACCTGGTACTGCCGCATGGAAAGAGGCCAGAACTATATTCCGCCACACTACCGCAAAAAAACTGCTGAGTTTTTTGGTGTTCCCGTCTCCGAAATCTGTGACGAAGCCACCGGCCGGCCGGTGCTGGTGGATAACTGCACTTCTTCGACGGTTTACCACCCTGGAGGGTGGCCCAGGAGTTAG
- a CDS encoding type II toxin-antitoxin system HicB family antitoxin, translating into MARFIVYLEPAEEGGYIASVPALPGCVTQGETKEEALAMAEDAIRGYIESLKNMGSRYPLAFGRAEKNV; encoded by the coding sequence ATGGCCCGCTTCATTGTCTACCTCGAACCCGCCGAGGAAGGAGGCTATATCGCTTCTGTACCGGCACTACCGGGTTGCGTCACCCAAGGGGAAACTAAGGAAGAAGCTTTGGCAATGGCCGAGGACGCCATAAGAGGGTACATCGAGAGCTTAAAAAACATGGGGAGCCGCTACCCTTTGGCTTTTGGAAGAGCAGAAAAGAACGTCTAG
- a CDS encoding type II toxin-antitoxin system HicB family antitoxin yields MLYRYKVILEWDEEGKGYVVSVPALPGCFTQGDTVEEALERVKEAIAGHLAALAQEGLPLPTKDVEIAEVQVEIAS; encoded by the coding sequence ATGCTTTACCGCTACAAAGTTATCCTAGAGTGGGACGAGGAAGGTAAGGGGTATGTTGTTTCCGTGCCCGCCTTGCCCGGATGTTTCACCCAAGGAGACACCGTTGAAGAAGCCCTGGAGAGGGTAAAAGAGGCTATAGCGGGCCACCTTGCGGCTTTAGCTCAAGAAGGTTTACCCCTGCCTACTAAAGACGTTGAAATAGCTGAAGTGCAGGTAGAGATAGCCTCATGA
- a CDS encoding type II toxin-antitoxin system HicA family toxin, with protein MSRLPRVTGKEVVSALKKAGFVVVRIQGSHHHLRKPGAKSLVTVPVHSGEILKPKLLKSILEQAGLTVEEFKNLLA; from the coding sequence ATGAGCAGGCTGCCCAGGGTTACAGGTAAAGAAGTAGTCAGTGCGTTGAAGAAGGCTGGCTTTGTGGTGGTAAGAATACAGGGTAGCCACCACCATTTGCGGAAGCCGGGTGCTAAAAGTCTGGTTACTGTTCCTGTACATTCTGGTGAAATCCTAAAGCCGAAGCTTTTGAAGAGCATACTGGAGCAGGCCGGACTAACCGTTGAGGAGTTCAAAAACCTTCTTGCTTGA
- a CDS encoding type II toxin-antitoxin system HicA family toxin, whose amino-acid sequence MLRALQRAGFVVIRIQGSHHFLSHLQDPSRWATVPVHGKETLSPKVVSAILKSTRLSPEELRELL is encoded by the coding sequence ATGCTACGGGCCTTACAGCGAGCCGGATTCGTTGTGATACGTATTCAGGGAAGCCACCACTTCCTGAGCCACCTACAAGATCCAAGCCGCTGGGCCACAGTGCCGGTACACGGTAAGGAGACGCTATCGCCTAAGGTGGTCAGCGCCATTTTGAAAAGTACCAGGCTATCGCCAGAAGAGCTAAGGGAGCTGTTATAG
- a CDS encoding type II toxin-antitoxin system HicB family antitoxin produces the protein MRFKVILEWDEETGVYVATVPALPGCATQGRTREEALERVKEAIAVTVEGLKVTGQPVPSGDVDISIAEVVIPA, from the coding sequence ATGCGCTTTAAGGTAATATTGGAATGGGATGAGGAAACAGGTGTTTACGTGGCTACTGTTCCGGCCCTGCCGGGATGTGCCACCCAGGGAAGGACACGGGAGGAGGCCCTAGAACGAGTAAAAGAAGCTATTGCCGTGACCGTAGAAGGCCTCAAGGTCACGGGCCAGCCGGTTCCTTCGGGTGATGTAGATATTTCGATAGCCGAAGTGGTGATACCGGCTTGA